Proteins encoded together in one Papaver somniferum cultivar HN1 unplaced genomic scaffold, ASM357369v1 unplaced-scaffold_117, whole genome shotgun sequence window:
- the LOC113329771 gene encoding pentatricopeptide repeat-containing protein At3g22470, mitochondrial-like, with translation MESFVREECKSGKIKKLEDGLKYFDKLILERPLPSNIDHGFSLLGEIIKRGYRPDAVTLTTLIKGLCLQENIHSAFEVFAKMTEMGIQPNAFTCNTLIHGLCKTGQVGLALQLKNKMPKWNCRPNVVSYSVIIDTLCKGHLKEAKRLFDEMVGKGIPANLIAYNCMIDGYCKNRKLDKAMKLFKKMKKKKGLKPSVVTYNTFLAGLYRVGRMKTVENLIIEMQTFGLSPDIVMYGTMLDGYCKNGKMEEAIKLFEFMEGTGILINIHMYIILIHGFLQAGKLEDATKLFDEILRKGLVPNVVTENAIQGDDSLQSAKKSFMENFSPLVGSCSSNHRNPPGSLCGGTSSWSGMVSKDLRNLQMKSDDLKYRDPQLFNGQKAFVSSLDDFEDDI, from the exons TTGATCATGGGTTTAGTTTGCTTGGAGAGATCATAAAGAGAGGTTATCGTCCTGATGCTGTCACTTTAACTACATTGATTAAGGGGTTGTGTCTACAAGAAAACATTCATTCTGCATTCGAAGTGTTTGCTAAAATGACTGAGATGGGTATTCAACCTAATGCTTTTACTTGTAATACTCTTATACATGGGCTGTGTAAAACTGGTCAAGTGGGTCTTGCTCTTCAGTTAAAGAACAAGATGCCGAAATGGAATTGCAGACCGAATGTTGTTTCGTATTCTGTCATCATAGATACACTTTGTAAAG GGCACTTGAAAGAGGCAAAGAGACTCTTTGACGAGATGGTTGGTAAAGGAATCCCTGCAAATTTAATAGCATATAATTGTATGATTGACGGGTATTGCAAGAATCGTAAGTTGGATAAAGCTATGAAGCTattcaagaaaatgaagaaaaaaaaaggattaaaacCCTCTGTAGTTACTTACAACACATTCTTAGCGGGACTTTATCGAGTTGGAAGAATGAAGACTGTAGAGAATTTGATAATTGAGATGCAAACTTTTGGTTTGTCTCCAGATATTGTCATGTACGGTACAATGTTGGATGGGTACTGCAAGAATGGAAAAATGGAGGAGGCAATAAAATTGTTTGAATTCATGGAGGGTACTGGTATCTTAATTAACATTCACATGTACATCATTCTTATTCATGGTTTTCTTCAGGCTGGCAagctggaagatgcaacaaagctgTTTGATGAAATTCTAAGAAAAGGATTAGTGCCTAATGTAGTAACTGAGAATGCTATTCAGGGAGACGATTCGTTACAGTCTGCTAAGAAGAGTTTTATGGAGAACTTTTCTCCACTTGTGGGTTCTTGTTCGTCTAATCACCGGAATCCTCCTGGTTCTTTGTGTGGTGGAACTTCTTCTTGGTCAGGAATGGTTTCAAAAGATCTAAGGAACCTTCAGATGAAAAGTGATGATTTGAAGTATcgtgatcctcaactctttaatGGTCAAAAAGCTTTTGTTtcctctttagatgattttgaggatgatATTTGA